In Marinomonas posidonica IVIA-Po-181, a single window of DNA contains:
- a CDS encoding branched-chain amino acid ABC transporter permease yields MINSLVQAILLGGYYALIACGLAFMFQVMRIINLAHGSLAILSAYMVWMITDALALSPFTSLLLVLPIMALIGWLLQRVILERATKGGELLPVLSTFGLSIVIDNLLFQHFGANTRSLASYVGDLSWESYQFFGLWIGKLPVIILGSAIVVIGGLDLVLRFTALGRQIRATAFDPDTAGLVGIDARKMAAVAAAIAMMTVAISGTALGLRGTFDAYAGAPQLLFAFEATIIGGVGSLWGVLLGGIILAIAQSIGALIHPQGFLLGGHFVFLLFLFARIYLNRDFFTLRHWFGKRVKGNPYEH; encoded by the coding sequence ATGATCAATAGTCTCGTGCAGGCGATTTTATTAGGTGGCTACTATGCGCTCATTGCCTGTGGTCTTGCCTTTATGTTTCAAGTAATGCGCATTATCAATCTGGCGCACGGTTCACTCGCTATTTTAAGTGCCTATATGGTGTGGATGATTACCGACGCTTTGGCCTTATCACCTTTTACCTCTTTGCTTTTGGTATTGCCTATCATGGCGCTGATTGGTTGGTTATTACAGCGCGTTATTTTAGAGCGGGCCACCAAGGGCGGAGAGCTACTGCCAGTCTTGAGCACCTTTGGTCTATCGATTGTGATTGATAACCTGTTGTTTCAACATTTTGGTGCCAATACTCGTTCCCTTGCCTCCTATGTAGGCGATTTAAGCTGGGAATCCTATCAATTCTTTGGTCTATGGATTGGCAAGTTGCCCGTCATCATCTTAGGCAGCGCCATTGTGGTGATTGGTGGATTGGATTTGGTATTGCGCTTTACGGCCCTAGGACGACAAATTCGAGCCACCGCCTTTGATCCAGATACGGCCGGCCTAGTGGGAATCGATGCACGAAAAATGGCGGCTGTTGCGGCCGCGATTGCCATGATGACGGTGGCGATTTCAGGTACCGCATTGGGATTACGAGGAACCTTTGATGCATATGCCGGCGCACCACAACTCTTGTTTGCGTTTGAAGCGACCATCATTGGCGGCGTGGGTTCTTTGTGGGGAGTACTTCTCGGCGGCATCATATTAGCAATAGCGCAAAGTATTGGGGCTTTGATCCATCCGCAGGGTTTTCTATTGGGTGGTCACTTTGTCTTCTTACTATTTTTATTCGCCAGAATTTACCTCAATCGTGACTTTTTCACGTTAAGGCATTGGTTCGGAAAAAGAGTAAAGGGGAACCCCTATGAGCATTAA
- a CDS encoding ABC transporter ATP-binding protein: protein MLLAKALDVRYGQFRAVREVSLEMKQGETIALIGANGAGKSTLLRAIAGALPIHSGALLFKQDDITHAPSCDRVKQGLSLVPEGRRLFTDMTIEENLLLGQTIHRPGEWDLERVFETFPNLVKRRYAKAGSLSGGEQQATAIGRSLMSNPELLILDEVSLGLSPLVVDQVYASIEKLRDTGTTIILVEQALDRAISFAKRAVCMLEGRIVLDKLTVDTDRHEITQAYFGLQKNTTQEAS, encoded by the coding sequence ATGTTGTTGGCTAAAGCATTAGATGTGCGCTATGGACAATTTAGAGCGGTACGTGAGGTGTCCCTAGAGATGAAACAGGGCGAAACGATTGCCTTAATTGGTGCGAATGGGGCGGGTAAATCCACCCTGTTAAGAGCCATTGCTGGGGCCTTGCCCATTCATTCTGGGGCCTTGTTATTCAAACAGGATGACATCACTCATGCGCCTTCCTGTGATCGGGTTAAACAAGGTTTGTCATTGGTACCAGAAGGCCGTCGCTTGTTTACCGACATGACCATCGAAGAGAATTTATTGTTGGGTCAAACCATTCATAGGCCTGGGGAGTGGGACCTTGAGCGGGTATTTGAGACCTTTCCTAATCTGGTCAAAAGACGTTACGCCAAAGCGGGCAGTTTGTCAGGAGGTGAGCAACAGGCTACCGCCATAGGTCGGTCTTTGATGTCCAATCCTGAGCTGCTTATTTTGGATGAAGTCAGTTTAGGTTTATCTCCCTTGGTCGTTGATCAGGTCTATGCCTCTATAGAAAAACTGCGTGACACAGGTACCACGATTATCTTAGTGGAGCAGGCATTAGATAGGGCAATAAGCTTTGCTAAACGTGCTGTTTGCATGCTGGAAGGCCGCATCGTGCTGGATAAACTCACGGTGGATACAGACCGTCATGAAATCACTCAGGCCTATTTTGGTTTGCAAAAAAACACGACGCAGGAGGCTTCATGA
- a CDS encoding ABC transporter ATP-binding protein, with protein MENTSYSQLQATGIYKSFGRVQVLNGIDFAMDSKDAIGIVGPNGAGKSTLLSVLSGAQAPSEGEIILNNQNITHAPARQRAKQGLVRTHQIPKPFSGITVFENVFVAAIHAATNNREEAYDIALESIKLCGMLPLANREADSIGLLDRKRLELARALATQPKLLFLDEIGGGLTEAEALELVDTILILIERGIGIVWIEHIVHILLRVVKSLICMDSGQIIAQGKPQAVMSDQAVIQAYMGGSIDVVG; from the coding sequence GTGGAAAATACCTCTTATTCACAACTCCAAGCGACGGGAATTTATAAGTCTTTCGGTCGAGTGCAAGTGTTGAATGGAATCGATTTCGCAATGGACTCCAAGGATGCCATTGGCATCGTTGGACCCAATGGGGCAGGAAAGTCCACCTTACTGAGTGTTTTGTCGGGGGCGCAGGCGCCAAGTGAAGGCGAGATTATTCTGAATAATCAAAATATTACCCATGCCCCAGCCCGTCAAAGGGCGAAGCAGGGGTTGGTTAGAACGCATCAAATCCCCAAGCCTTTTTCTGGCATCACAGTGTTTGAAAACGTTTTTGTCGCCGCGATTCATGCGGCGACTAATAACCGTGAAGAGGCTTATGACATAGCGTTGGAGTCGATCAAGCTGTGTGGCATGTTGCCGCTTGCGAATCGCGAAGCAGACAGCATAGGTCTGTTAGATCGCAAGCGCTTGGAACTGGCTCGTGCTTTGGCGACTCAGCCTAAGCTGTTGTTCCTCGATGAAATCGGTGGCGGCCTCACGGAAGCAGAAGCCCTGGAGCTGGTGGATACCATTTTGATCTTAATAGAGCGCGGCATTGGCATAGTGTGGATCGAGCATATTGTTCATATCCTGCTGCGTGTGGTGAAAAGCCTCATCTGTATGGACAGCGGCCAGATCATTGCCCAAGGCAAACCGCAGGCGGTGATGTCAGATCAAGCGGTCATACAGGCGTACATGGGAGGAAGCATTGATGTTGTTGGCTAA
- a CDS encoding ABC transporter substrate-binding protein: MKSNRRNSLSARFTKLLVPALAASLTLSGSVIAADDDTINIGFISPRTGPLASFGKTDGFILEQARKALVDGMTIQGKHYKVNILDRDSQSDPARAGQLAKELINQGVDLMLAVSTPEVINPVADAGEAAGVPTLSTVMPWEAWYYGRGAKPGQPSPFKWTYHFGFGTGEFYKTYMSQWALLDTNKKVGVMYPNDADGSAIRGALVPRFTKAGYTVIDPGAYETGTTDFSSQIATFKAENVEIINTFPIPPDFAAFWRQAAQQGLNRQVKIIQVAKTGLFPADIEVLGSLGPKIASAAYWHKSFPYTSTLTGQNGTQLANLWEQESGEQWTQQLGATLSLLDAATEALKRAKSPTSHTDIRDAIAALNVTTIGGKVDFTSGPVPNVSPGPIIGAQWVKGAGKHKLDYVITENVTDTNVPVTHKLLPYNR, from the coding sequence ATGAAAAGTAATAGACGAAATAGCCTGAGTGCTAGGTTTACCAAGTTACTGGTTCCAGCGTTGGCGGCTAGCTTAACCTTGTCTGGCAGTGTCATCGCAGCAGACGACGATACCATTAACATCGGCTTTATTAGCCCAAGGACAGGTCCTTTGGCAAGCTTTGGTAAAACCGATGGCTTTATTTTAGAACAAGCGCGTAAAGCCTTAGTGGATGGCATGACCATTCAGGGTAAGCATTATAAGGTCAACATTCTTGATCGTGATAGCCAATCAGACCCTGCTCGGGCAGGACAATTAGCGAAGGAGCTAATTAACCAAGGGGTGGATTTAATGTTGGCGGTTTCAACCCCTGAGGTCATTAACCCTGTTGCCGATGCTGGCGAAGCGGCGGGCGTTCCTACCTTATCGACTGTCATGCCATGGGAAGCTTGGTATTACGGTCGAGGTGCAAAACCGGGTCAGCCTAGTCCATTCAAATGGACGTATCATTTTGGCTTTGGGACAGGTGAATTTTACAAAACCTATATGTCTCAATGGGCGTTACTCGACACAAATAAAAAAGTCGGTGTAATGTACCCGAATGATGCGGATGGCAGCGCGATTCGAGGGGCCTTAGTGCCACGTTTTACAAAGGCGGGTTATACCGTAATAGACCCAGGTGCTTATGAAACGGGCACCACGGACTTCTCTAGCCAGATTGCGACATTTAAAGCCGAAAACGTTGAAATTATTAATACTTTTCCGATTCCACCGGACTTTGCTGCTTTCTGGCGTCAAGCGGCACAACAGGGGCTTAACCGTCAGGTGAAGATCATCCAAGTTGCTAAGACAGGGTTGTTTCCAGCTGACATTGAAGTGTTAGGGTCATTGGGGCCAAAAATTGCTTCTGCCGCCTACTGGCATAAAAGCTTTCCTTATACCTCTACATTAACGGGCCAAAATGGTACGCAACTAGCGAACCTATGGGAGCAAGAATCCGGTGAGCAATGGACTCAGCAATTAGGGGCAACCTTGTCATTATTGGACGCTGCGACAGAAGCCTTAAAACGGGCTAAAAGTCCGACCTCACATACCGACATCCGTGATGCCATTGCTGCATTGAATGTGACGACCATAGGCGGGAAAGTCGATTTCACTTCAGGCCCTGTCCCTAACGTATCTCCCGGTCCAATTATTGGTGCCCAGTGGGTGAAAGGCGCAGGAAAGCACAAATTAGACTATGTGATTACAGAGAATGTAACCGATACGAATGTGCCGGTTACCCATAAGCTTCTTCCGTATAACCGCTAG